In Bacillota bacterium, the following proteins share a genomic window:
- a CDS encoding EamA family transporter: MVSTPNWLFWALLSAVFAALTSILAKVGIEGVDSDLATLIRTFVIVIVLGIFVFATAKWTNPFSLRPKTLTFLVLSGLATCASWVCYFRALQIGEASKVAPIDKLSVVLVAVFAVLFLGERPSLKDWLGIALVALGTVVLALK, from the coding sequence ATGGTATCGACGCCGAATTGGCTGTTTTGGGCGCTCCTCTCAGCGGTGTTTGCCGCGCTAACCTCTATTCTGGCCAAGGTGGGCATCGAAGGTGTCGATTCGGACTTGGCCACGCTCATTCGCACCTTCGTGATCGTGATAGTGCTCGGTATATTCGTGTTCGCAACCGCCAAGTGGACCAACCCATTCTCGCTGCGTCCGAAGACGCTCACGTTTCTGGTCCTCTCGGGGTTAGCCACGTGCGCCTCCTGGGTTTGCTACTTCCGCGCGTTGCAGATTGGGGAAGCGTCGAAGGTCGCTCCAATCGACAAGCTGAGCGTTGTGTTGGTCGCTGTGTTCGCCGTACTGTTCTTGGGCGAGCGACCTAGTTTGAAGGATTGGCTTGGGATCGCTCTTGTTGCACTAGGCACGGTCGTGCTTGCGCTCAAGTGA